One genomic region from Octopus sinensis linkage group LG13, ASM634580v1, whole genome shotgun sequence encodes:
- the LOC115218440 gene encoding polyprenol reductase isoform X3 has protein sequence MISLMTQLWLFMTSGILIGFLCLNVIPDKYNLIHKLYLFGKMKQYVDCYIRSPYDLPKRGIMLCIVLSSSFIQPFTSPTALLGCSSWSGPIDNFTTVLVLSCITVHTCRRYIESRSVSIYSSATISILHYIAGFIHYFSLSAIPTLESAVICNNTKLTFKELHLSKLHLLHLLGFLLFVVSSWKQNHYCIMLSNLRKKQANQIKNTDYYIPDGDLFKFISCPHFLMEILIHVSFSMMSYFSNIPLLSLLLFVITNQLISGFLNHRWYKNMVPSYPQERRAVIPFLF, from the exons atgatttctttaatgACTCAGCTATGGCTTTTCATGACCTCTGGCATTTTAATTGGATTTCTCTGTCTTAACGTTATCCCAGATAAATATAATCTAATTCACAAACTGTATCTGTTCGGTAAAATGAAACAGTACGTTGACTGCTACATTCGGTCGCCTTACGATTTACCAAAGCG TGGAATAATGCTATGTATTGTGCTGTCATCATCTTTTATACAACCTTTCACTTCACCAACTGCATTATTAGGCTGCTCTTCATGGTCAG GGCCGATTGACAACTTTACAACAGTTCTAGTATTGTCTTGCATTACTGTGCACACCTGTAGACGCTATATTGAGAGTAGAAGTGTCAGCATCTATTCCTCAGCAACTATTTCCATACTTCACTATATTGCAGGCTTTATTCACTACTTTTCATTATCTGCCATCCCGACACTGGAATCGGCTGTCATTTGCAACAATACCA aaCTCACTTTTAAAGAATTGCACCTCAGCAAGTTGCACCTTCTACATCTCCTTGGGTTTTTACTTTTTGTAGTTTCTTCTTGGAAGCAgaaccattattgtattatgctGTCTAACCTAAGGAAAAAACAAgcaa ATCAAATAAAGAATACAGATTATTATATTCCCGATGGAGATCTCTTCAAGTTCATATCTTGTCCCCATTTTCTCATGGAAATACTTATTCATGTATCATTTAGCATGAtgtcatatttttctaatataccTCTGTtatctttacttttatttgtgATTACCAACCAATTAATTTCTGGTTTCTTGAACCATAGGTGGTATAAAAACATGGTACCATCCTATCCTCAAGAAAGAAGAGCAGTTATACCTtttctattttga
- the LOC115218440 gene encoding polyprenol reductase isoform X5: protein MISLMTQLWLFMTSGILIGFLCLNVIPDKYNLIHKLYLFGKMKQYVDCYIRSPYDLPKRFFKHFYLFGMCNSGIMLCIVLSSSFIQPFTSPTALLGCSSWSVSSWKQNHYCIMLSNLRKKQANQIKNTDYYIPDGDLFKFISCPHFLMEILIHVSFSMMSYFSNIPLLSLLLFVITNQLISGFLNHRWYKNMVPSYPQERRAVIPFLF from the exons atgatttctttaatgACTCAGCTATGGCTTTTCATGACCTCTGGCATTTTAATTGGATTTCTCTGTCTTAACGTTATCCCAGATAAATATAATCTAATTCACAAACTGTATCTGTTCGGTAAAATGAAACAGTACGTTGACTGCTACATTCGGTCGCCTTACGATTTACCAAAGCG ctttttcaaacatttttatctGTTTGGTATGTGCAACAGTGGAATAATGCTATGTATTGTGCTGTCATCATCTTTTATACAACCTTTCACTTCACCAACTGCATTATTAGGCTGCTCTTCATGGTCAG TTTCTTCTTGGAAGCAgaaccattattgtattatgctGTCTAACCTAAGGAAAAAACAAgcaa ATCAAATAAAGAATACAGATTATTATATTCCCGATGGAGATCTCTTCAAGTTCATATCTTGTCCCCATTTTCTCATGGAAATACTTATTCATGTATCATTTAGCATGAtgtcatatttttctaatataccTCTGTtatctttacttttatttgtgATTACCAACCAATTAATTTCTGGTTTCTTGAACCATAGGTGGTATAAAAACATGGTACCATCCTATCCTCAAGAAAGAAGAGCAGTTATACCTtttctattttga
- the LOC115218440 gene encoding polyprenol reductase isoform X4, with protein MISLMTQLWLFMTSGILIGFLCLNVIPDKYNLIHKLYLFGKMKQYVDCYIRSPYDLPKRFFKHFYLFGMCNSGIMLCIVLSSSFIQPFTSPTALLGCSSWSELTFKELHLSKLHLLHLLGFLLFVVSSWKQNHYCIMLSNLRKKQANQIKNTDYYIPDGDLFKFISCPHFLMEILIHVSFSMMSYFSNIPLLSLLLFVITNQLISGFLNHRWYKNMVPSYPQERRAVIPFLF; from the exons atgatttctttaatgACTCAGCTATGGCTTTTCATGACCTCTGGCATTTTAATTGGATTTCTCTGTCTTAACGTTATCCCAGATAAATATAATCTAATTCACAAACTGTATCTGTTCGGTAAAATGAAACAGTACGTTGACTGCTACATTCGGTCGCCTTACGATTTACCAAAGCG ctttttcaaacatttttatctGTTTGGTATGTGCAACAGTGGAATAATGCTATGTATTGTGCTGTCATCATCTTTTATACAACCTTTCACTTCACCAACTGCATTATTAGGCTGCTCTTCATGGTCAG aaCTCACTTTTAAAGAATTGCACCTCAGCAAGTTGCACCTTCTACATCTCCTTGGGTTTTTACTTTTTGTAGTTTCTTCTTGGAAGCAgaaccattattgtattatgctGTCTAACCTAAGGAAAAAACAAgcaa ATCAAATAAAGAATACAGATTATTATATTCCCGATGGAGATCTCTTCAAGTTCATATCTTGTCCCCATTTTCTCATGGAAATACTTATTCATGTATCATTTAGCATGAtgtcatatttttctaatataccTCTGTtatctttacttttatttgtgATTACCAACCAATTAATTTCTGGTTTCTTGAACCATAGGTGGTATAAAAACATGGTACCATCCTATCCTCAAGAAAGAAGAGCAGTTATACCTtttctattttga
- the LOC115218440 gene encoding polyprenol reductase isoform X1 has protein sequence MISLMTQLWLFMTSGILIGFLCLNVIPDKYNLIHKLYLFGKMKQYVDCYIRSPYDLPKRFFKHFYLFGMCNSGIMLCIVLSSSFIQPFTSPTALLGCSSWSGPIDNFTTVLVLSCITVHTCRRYIESRSVSIYSSATISILHYIAGFIHYFSLSAIPTLESAVICNNTKLTFKELHLSKLHLLHLLGFLLFVVSSWKQNHYCIMLSNLRKKQANQIKNTDYYIPDGDLFKFISCPHFLMEILIHVSFSMMSYFSNIPLLSLLLFVITNQLISGFLNHRWYKNMVPSYPQERRAVIPFLF, from the exons atgatttctttaatgACTCAGCTATGGCTTTTCATGACCTCTGGCATTTTAATTGGATTTCTCTGTCTTAACGTTATCCCAGATAAATATAATCTAATTCACAAACTGTATCTGTTCGGTAAAATGAAACAGTACGTTGACTGCTACATTCGGTCGCCTTACGATTTACCAAAGCG ctttttcaaacatttttatctGTTTGGTATGTGCAACAGTGGAATAATGCTATGTATTGTGCTGTCATCATCTTTTATACAACCTTTCACTTCACCAACTGCATTATTAGGCTGCTCTTCATGGTCAG GGCCGATTGACAACTTTACAACAGTTCTAGTATTGTCTTGCATTACTGTGCACACCTGTAGACGCTATATTGAGAGTAGAAGTGTCAGCATCTATTCCTCAGCAACTATTTCCATACTTCACTATATTGCAGGCTTTATTCACTACTTTTCATTATCTGCCATCCCGACACTGGAATCGGCTGTCATTTGCAACAATACCA aaCTCACTTTTAAAGAATTGCACCTCAGCAAGTTGCACCTTCTACATCTCCTTGGGTTTTTACTTTTTGTAGTTTCTTCTTGGAAGCAgaaccattattgtattatgctGTCTAACCTAAGGAAAAAACAAgcaa ATCAAATAAAGAATACAGATTATTATATTCCCGATGGAGATCTCTTCAAGTTCATATCTTGTCCCCATTTTCTCATGGAAATACTTATTCATGTATCATTTAGCATGAtgtcatatttttctaatataccTCTGTtatctttacttttatttgtgATTACCAACCAATTAATTTCTGGTTTCTTGAACCATAGGTGGTATAAAAACATGGTACCATCCTATCCTCAAGAAAGAAGAGCAGTTATACCTtttctattttga
- the LOC115218440 gene encoding polyprenol reductase isoform X2, whose translation MISLMTQLWLFMTSGILIGFLCLNVIPDKYNLIHKLYLFGKMKQYVDCYIRSPYDLPKRSGIMLCIVLSSSFIQPFTSPTALLGCSSWSGPIDNFTTVLVLSCITVHTCRRYIESRSVSIYSSATISILHYIAGFIHYFSLSAIPTLESAVICNNTKLTFKELHLSKLHLLHLLGFLLFVVSSWKQNHYCIMLSNLRKKQANQIKNTDYYIPDGDLFKFISCPHFLMEILIHVSFSMMSYFSNIPLLSLLLFVITNQLISGFLNHRWYKNMVPSYPQERRAVIPFLF comes from the exons atgatttctttaatgACTCAGCTATGGCTTTTCATGACCTCTGGCATTTTAATTGGATTTCTCTGTCTTAACGTTATCCCAGATAAATATAATCTAATTCACAAACTGTATCTGTTCGGTAAAATGAAACAGTACGTTGACTGCTACATTCGGTCGCCTTACGATTTACCAAAGCG tag TGGAATAATGCTATGTATTGTGCTGTCATCATCTTTTATACAACCTTTCACTTCACCAACTGCATTATTAGGCTGCTCTTCATGGTCAG GGCCGATTGACAACTTTACAACAGTTCTAGTATTGTCTTGCATTACTGTGCACACCTGTAGACGCTATATTGAGAGTAGAAGTGTCAGCATCTATTCCTCAGCAACTATTTCCATACTTCACTATATTGCAGGCTTTATTCACTACTTTTCATTATCTGCCATCCCGACACTGGAATCGGCTGTCATTTGCAACAATACCA aaCTCACTTTTAAAGAATTGCACCTCAGCAAGTTGCACCTTCTACATCTCCTTGGGTTTTTACTTTTTGTAGTTTCTTCTTGGAAGCAgaaccattattgtattatgctGTCTAACCTAAGGAAAAAACAAgcaa ATCAAATAAAGAATACAGATTATTATATTCCCGATGGAGATCTCTTCAAGTTCATATCTTGTCCCCATTTTCTCATGGAAATACTTATTCATGTATCATTTAGCATGAtgtcatatttttctaatataccTCTGTtatctttacttttatttgtgATTACCAACCAATTAATTTCTGGTTTCTTGAACCATAGGTGGTATAAAAACATGGTACCATCCTATCCTCAAGAAAGAAGAGCAGTTATACCTtttctattttga